A DNA window from Nerophis lumbriciformis linkage group LG03, RoL_Nlum_v2.1, whole genome shotgun sequence contains the following coding sequences:
- the tarbp2 gene encoding RISC-loading complex subunit tarbp2, with product MNDETASDSWKRNSGCSSIEQMLAVNPGKTPISLLQEYGTRIGKTPVYDLLKAEGQAHQPNFTFRVSVGEINCTGQGPSKKAAKHKAAEAALKMLKGGLAGPAAIGVEGDVFIGVSVPADGESSQSEMKTLVTSQQSECNPVGALQELVVQKGWRLPEYTVTQESGPAHRKEFTMTCRVERFMEIGSGTSKKLAKRNAAAKMLARIHDVPVDLRTSNDADPEEDTFNMNTGSRAESCKSKGYSCTWDSLRNSAGEKILHLRSHPLGIPSDSNFCSLLNDLSTEQCFDISYLDLEEPSLSGLRQCLVELSTQPITVCHGFAPSLEAARGNAAHNALQYLKIMAGGK from the exons ATGAACGACGAGACAGCATCGGACAGCTGGAAGAGAAACTCCGGGTGCTCCAG tattgagcaaatgctggcTGTGAATCCCGGAAAGACGCCAATTAGTCTGCTGCAGGAGTATGGAACGCGGATAGGCAAGACCCCTGTGTATGACCTGCTGAAGGCTGAGGGACAGGCACACCAGCCCAACTTTACGTTCCGCGTTTCTGTGGGAGAGATCAACTGCACCGGCCAAGGGCCCAGCAAGAAGGCGGCGAAGCACAAAGCAGCCGAGGCTGCTCTGAAGATGCTCAAGGGAGGCCTCGCAGGCCCCGCCGCTATTGGTGTCGAAGGAGACGTGTTTATCGGGGTTTCCGTGCCTGCTGATGGAGAGAG CTCCCAATCGGAGATGAAGACTTTAGTCACTTCTCAACAGTCTGAATGTAATCCTGTTGGAGCACTACAG GAATTGGTTGTGCAGAAAGGATGGCGTCTGCCAGAGTACACGGTGACACAGGAGTCTGGTCCGGCACACCGCAAAGAATTCACCATGACCTGCAGAGTGGAGAGATTCATGGAAATTG GAAGCGGTACGTCCAAGAAGTTGGCCAAGAGGAACGCAGCAGCCAAAATGTTGGCGCGGATACACGACGTCCCGGTCGACCTGAGGACCAGCAACGATGCCGACCCGGAGGAGGATACGTTTAATATG AACACGGGGAGCAGAGCAGAGTCGTGCAAGAGCAAAGGCTACAGCTGCACGTGGGACTCCCTGAGAAACTCCGCCGGAGAGAAGATCCTGCATCTGCGCAGTCACCCTCTGGGCATACCCTCTGACTCCAACTTCTGCTCGCTGCTCAATGACCTGTCCACAGAGCAGTGCTTTGACATCAGCTACCTGGATCTCG AGGAGCCCAGCCTGAGCGGGCTGCGCCAGTGTTTGGTAGAACTGTCGACGCAGCCAATCACAGTGTGCCACGGCTTCGCCCCCAGCCTGGAAGCTGCTCGGGGCAACGCGGCCCACAATGCACTGCAGTACCTCAAAATCATGGCTGGCGGGAAGTGA